A genomic stretch from Streptococcus oralis includes:
- a CDS encoding MarR family winged helix-turn-helix transcriptional regulator produces the protein MDKPMLMFKRFGHQVHLMVQKEAKRCGIEFMGGPQGQVVRFLDGREENQDLVLIKDIEQELNITKSVASNLVKRMVQNGLVELEASPSDKRAKFVRLTEKSRSQMQKVKAFFDRIDQSLLEGVSKSDLAIFEKVLGQLQKNVEKIGGEDEETR, from the coding sequence ATGGACAAGCCGATGTTAATGTTTAAACGTTTTGGACACCAGGTTCATCTGATGGTACAGAAAGAAGCCAAGCGATGTGGCATTGAATTTATGGGTGGACCTCAAGGCCAGGTTGTACGTTTTTTGGATGGTCGTGAGGAAAACCAAGACTTGGTCTTGATTAAAGATATTGAGCAGGAACTCAATATTACTAAATCTGTTGCGAGTAATTTAGTCAAGCGCATGGTACAAAATGGTTTGGTTGAGTTAGAGGCGAGCCCGAGCGATAAGCGGGCAAAATTTGTTCGCCTGACGGAGAAATCGCGTTCGCAGATGCAAAAAGTTAAGGCTTTTTTTGATCGGATTGATCAGAGTCTGCTAGAGGGGGTTTCAAAGTCAGACTTGGCAATATTTGAAAAAGTTCTCGGTCAGTTGCAAAAAAATGTTGAGAAGATAGGAGGAGAAGATGAAGAAACTCGCTAA
- a CDS encoding ABC transporter ATP-binding protein: MKKLAKRITGKEWGMILLTILFTCFSVYLELEVPTYISQITELLGTSGTQLGELWSPAAKMIGLSLLAFFSSVMVGFFAARVAASYTTHLRSDVFHQVLDFSQTEIKRFSIPSLLTRTTNDITQVQMLFTMGLQVVTRGPIMAIWAIGKILGKSEYWLWAVVVAVIVNVLMTTVLMTLAFPKQSVIQKLTDKLNSITRESLTGIRVVRAYNAEDYQDEKFEAANDEVTRLNLFVNRLMAIMNPIMMAISSGLSLAIYWIGAYIINDASLTERLPLFSDMVVFMSYAMQVVMGFLLMGALFIVLPRTLVSAGRINQVLDLHSSIENPSQVQTADPSVQGQVEFRDVTFRYSKNSEAVVEHVAFKVEAGQTVAFIGSTGSGKSTLVNLLPRFYDVSDGEILVDGVNVQDYNLEDLRNKVGYIPQKAVLFSGDVKGNLDFGKSKETPLSEAAMWQALELAQSKAFIEDKEAGLASEVAQGGTNFSGGQRQRLAIARALARKPEILIFDDSFSALDYKTDRVLRQELAEKTKSMTKLIVAQRISTIMDADLILVLDQGKVVGQGTHKELLATNEVYQEIAYSQLSKEELEHGK, translated from the coding sequence ATGAAGAAACTCGCTAAACGTATTACAGGAAAAGAGTGGGGAATGATTCTCCTTACGATTCTGTTCACTTGTTTCTCGGTCTATCTCGAGTTAGAGGTACCGACTTATATTTCGCAAATTACAGAATTACTGGGAACGTCTGGAACGCAGTTGGGTGAACTCTGGTCACCAGCTGCGAAGATGATTGGTTTGTCTTTATTAGCTTTCTTTTCATCTGTTATGGTTGGTTTCTTTGCCGCTCGCGTTGCAGCATCTTATACAACCCACTTACGTAGTGACGTGTTTCATCAGGTTTTGGATTTTTCGCAGACAGAAATCAAGCGCTTTTCAATCCCAAGTCTTTTGACTCGGACGACCAATGATATTACCCAGGTACAGATGCTCTTTACCATGGGCTTGCAAGTGGTCACTCGTGGGCCAATTATGGCTATCTGGGCCATTGGAAAAATCCTTGGGAAATCGGAATACTGGCTCTGGGCAGTAGTGGTGGCTGTTATTGTGAATGTCTTGATGACCACTGTTCTCATGACTCTGGCCTTTCCAAAACAATCTGTCATCCAAAAATTGACAGATAAGCTCAATAGCATCACTCGTGAAAGTTTGACTGGGATTCGAGTTGTTCGTGCATACAATGCTGAGGATTATCAAGATGAAAAATTTGAAGCAGCCAATGATGAAGTGACGCGCCTCAATCTCTTTGTCAATCGATTGATGGCGATTATGAACCCGATTATGATGGCGATTTCCAGTGGACTAAGTTTAGCCATTTACTGGATCGGTGCCTATATCATCAACGATGCAAGTTTGACAGAACGTCTGCCACTCTTTAGTGATATGGTGGTCTTCATGTCCTATGCTATGCAGGTGGTGATGGGATTCCTTCTCATGGGAGCACTCTTTATCGTTCTTCCTCGTACCTTGGTTTCAGCAGGACGTATCAATCAAGTATTGGATTTGCATTCTTCTATTGAAAATCCTAGTCAAGTACAGACAGCGGATCCTTCAGTTCAAGGACAAGTGGAATTCCGTGATGTGACTTTCCGCTACTCTAAAAACTCAGAAGCAGTCGTGGAACATGTCGCTTTCAAAGTAGAAGCGGGTCAAACCGTGGCTTTCATCGGATCGACTGGATCAGGAAAGTCCACCCTAGTCAACCTCTTGCCTCGTTTTTACGACGTTTCAGATGGAGAAATCCTAGTGGATGGTGTCAATGTACAAGATTACAATTTGGAAGATTTGCGCAATAAGGTCGGCTATATCCCTCAAAAAGCAGTCCTCTTCTCAGGAGATGTCAAGGGGAACTTGGACTTTGGTAAGAGCAAAGAAACTCCTCTAAGCGAGGCTGCTATGTGGCAAGCTCTTGAATTGGCCCAGTCTAAAGCATTTATCGAGGACAAGGAAGCAGGTCTTGCATCAGAAGTAGCCCAAGGTGGAACCAACTTCTCAGGAGGTCAAAGACAGCGTTTGGCCATTGCGCGTGCCTTGGCTCGTAAACCAGAGATTCTCATCTTTGATGACTCTTTCTCAGCCTTGGACTACAAGACTGATCGTGTCCTTCGCCAAGAGCTAGCTGAGAAAACAAAATCCATGACCAAGCTCATCGTAGCGCAGCGGATTTCTACCATTATGGACGCCGACCTGATCTTAGTTTTGGATCAAGGAAAAGTCGTGGGACAAGGCACCCACAAGGAACTTCTAGCTACCAACGAAGTCTACCAAGAAATTGCCTACTCACAACTATCGAAGGAGGAATTGGAACATGGAAAATAA